Proteins encoded within one genomic window of Girardinichthys multiradiatus isolate DD_20200921_A chromosome 21, DD_fGirMul_XY1, whole genome shotgun sequence:
- the LOC124858342 gene encoding uncharacterized protein LOC124858342 produces the protein MFLRAALKPLYEFNIVFQSEAVQIPLQEDPGVPHTSIVGVPLKEVEYGEGHQLADEELFIGAETKAFMARKELPVSAEKKIFQSVRRFYEAVLQKMFSFPLDHPLLKDMKVLDPAARLDITPGTVARLGALFPQLILSEDRLREELIDYQVTDSKHLPQEDKTDRFWGLVGKDVRFSELPRLMKALLCIPHSNASSERVFSMVRKIVTENRMSLDNSTVCALLSCKINHSGPGHKYTPSKRVLKDAKSATNLYNKSLVNAREPPE, from the exons ATGTTCCTGAGAGCTGCCCTTAAGCCTTTATATGAATTTAATATTGTCTTCCAG tcagaggccgTGCAGATTCCTCTGCAAGAGGATCCTGGGGTTCCTCATACCAGCATCGTGGGTGTACCTCTCAAGGAGGTGGAGTATGGAGAAGGACATCAGTTGGCTGATGAAGAGCTCTTTATAGGAGCAGAAACAAAGGCATTCATGGCAAGGAAAGAGCTCCCTGTGTCAGCGGAGAAGAAAATCTTTCA ATCTGTGAGAAGATTCTATGAAGCAGTGCTTCAGAAGATGTTCTCCTTTCCTCTTGACCATCCACTCCTGAAGGACATGAAAGTGCTGGACCCTGCTGCTCGCCTTGACATTACTCCAGGGACAG TGGCAAGGCTAGGGGCCCTTTTCCCTCAGTTGATCTTGAGTGAGGATAGGCTGAGAGAGGAACTCATTGACTACCAGGTGACAGATAGCAAGCATCTCCCACAAGAAGACAAAACTGACAGATTCTGGGGTCTGGTAGGGAAAGATGTGAGGTTCAGTGAGCTGCCAAGATTAATGAAGGCTTTACTATGCATTCCCCACAGCAATGCCAGTTCTGAAAGAGTGTTCAGTATGGTAAGAAAGATTGTTACagagaataggatgtcattagACAACAGCACGGTTTGTGCTTTACTGTCATGTAAAATCAACCACTCTGGCCCAGGCCACAAATACACTCCATCCAAACGAGTCTTAAAGGATGCAAAGTCTGCAACAAATCTGTATAATAAGTCTTTAGTGAATGCCAGAGAGCCACCTGAGTGA
- the buc gene encoding bucky ball isoform X1, which produces MKMEDPSTQTPSFGSGAQRSPHPRPFFFVQPPSQPYYLYQPWQFTNPYSHFGMSAGFNFGRPSLPPYPYMPYPGFVLPHAPVYPVDYRRMFEPRFQASAWGDVPRQQHHPQPQLRRETACSGAQTDPSDAICQLIECLDKIRATELQSTDRELDSGVTSQSSGIFSPVEEKKTEEQGHPLPSETHHGGLESPGVTSIDSTAAVYDSESSQVILDSLSPHGDWTGRLEEELPLDSSSVHEECPHQPAPDEHFISHETEEVTDIQSNILVIDSSVPIYDAEKDQKSISSLPSSQLVLTKAKNSDKVLKAEDAGTSCDQAKANESYQILKLPFDGVLTPGGAHLSSPATSYCYNYLPMQTTHERVSVLSPSLDELSSRDEMFSTDLDDTDLFQKRMYPGSRLSAVVDRSPPAVDDEEDVWLPKSNRVVCACCGRKLEKETSRRKVHGSEVYHGEAGDSEEEGRYGRGCEKPIRVVVRRHSVPRKAQTVQRHATKPWYKKGQFKELSDPMKQIDSQEVCQQEAAEMETEELDSRELQCRTCQDGLCRDVTPRRRHAAPLQRQEMSSQWKLMYHRPRDDHEDDDEVHGLNWERGSTVRGEPRC; this is translated from the exons ATGAAAATGGAAG ATCCAAGCACACAGACTCCCTCATTTGGCAGTGGAGCTCAGAGAAGTCCCCATCCCAgaccttttttctttgttcaacCACCTTCTCAACCTTATTATCTCTACCAGCCCTGGCAGTTTACAAATCCTTACAGCCACTTTGGGATGTCTGCAG gTTTTAACTTTGGCCGCCCCAGCCTGCCTCCTTACCCCTATATGCCGTACCCTGGCTTTGTTTTACCACATGCTCCGGTATATCCTGTGGATTACAGGCGGATGTTTGAACCTAGATTCCAAGCTTCTGCCTGGGGCGATGTACCTCGCCAGCAGCACCATCCACAGCCTCAGCTGCGTCGTGAGACTGCTTGTTCAGGGGCTCAGACTGACCCTAGCGATGCCATATGCCAGCTCATTGAGTGCTTGGATAAAATCCGAGCCACAGAGCTTCAGAGCACAGACCGAGAGCTGGACTCTGGCGTTACCTCTCAATCCTCTGGTATCTTTTCTCCTGTAgaggaaaagaaaactgaagaacaGGGTCACCCACTGCCTTCAGAAACTCATCATGGCGGTTTGGAGTCTCCAGGTGTGACCTCAATTGACTCCACTGCGGCGGTTTACGACAGCGAGTCCAGCCAAGTTATTTTGGACTCTTTGAGCCCTCATGGAGACTGGACAGGAAGACTGGAGGAGGAGCTGCCTCTTGACAGCTCCTCTGTCCACGAAGAATGTCCTCATCAGCCGGCACCAGACGAACACTTTATCTCACATGAAACAGAAGAGGTCACAGATATTCAATCAAATATCTTAGTGATTGACTCAAGTGTTCCAATTTATGATGCCGAGAAGGACCAGAAATCTATATCTTCACTTCCCTCCAGTCAGCTGGTGCTTACCAAGGCTAAAAATAGTGATAAAGTTTTAAAGGCAGAAGATGCAGGGACCTCCTGTGATCAAGCCAAAGCCAATGAAAGCTACCAAATCCTCAAATTACCATTTGACGGTGTTTTAACTCCTGGAGGAGCACACCTCTCATCCCCAGCTACATCTTACTGCTACAACTACCTTCCGATGCAGACTACGCACGAGCGTGTGAGTGTCCTCAGTCCATCTTTGGATGAACTTTCTTCCAGGGATGAAATGTTCTCTACAGACCTGGATGACACGGATCTCTTCCAGAAGCGCATGTATCCCGGCAGTAGGCTTTCGGCAGTTGTTGACAGATCTCCTCCGGCTGtagatgatgaagaggatgtaTGGTTGCCAAAGTCAAATAGGGTTGTCTGTGCTTGctgtgggagaaagctggaAAAAGAGACAAGCAGGCGCAAAGTCCATGGCTCCGAGGTGTATCATGGTGAAGCAGGAGACTCTGAAGAGGAAGGCAGATATGGTAGAGGGTGCGAGAAGCCAATTAGAGTGGTTGTTAGGAGGCATTCTGTACCCAGGAAAGCTCAAactgtccaaagacatgcaaCTAAACCATGGTATAAGAAAGGCCAGTTTAAAGAGCTGTCCGACCCAATGAAGCAGATAGACAGTCAGGAAGTCTGTCAGCAGGAGGCTGCTGAAATGGAAACAGAAGAATTGGACAGCAGAGAGCTGCAGTGTAGAACATGTCAGG ATGGACTCTGCAGAGATGTAACTCCTCGTAGAAGACATGCCGCCCCTCTGCAACGACAAG AAATGAGCTCTCAGTGGAAACTGATGTACCACAGGCCTAGAGATGATCATGAAGACGATGATGAGGTGCATGGGTTAAATTGGGAAAGAG gCTCTACAGTGAGGGGAGAACCGAGATGTTGA
- the buc gene encoding bucky ball isoform X2, with the protein MKMEDPSTQTPSFGSGAQRSPHPRPFFFVQPPSQPYYLYQPWQFTNPYSHFGMSAGFNFGRPSLPPYPYMPYPGFVLPHAPVYPVDYRRMFEPRFQASAWGDVPRQQHHPQPQLRRETACSGAQTDPSDAICQLIECLDKIRATELQSTDRELDSGVTSQSSGIFSPVEEKKTEEQGHPLPSETHHGGLESPGVTSIDSTAAVYDSESSQVILDSLSPHGDWTGRLEEELPLDSSSVHEECPHQPAPDEHFISHETEEVTDIQSNILVIDSSVPIYDAEKDQKSISSLPSSQLVLTKAKNSDKVLKAEDAGTSCDQAKANESYQILKLPFDGVLTPGGAHLSSPATSYCYNYLPMQTTHERVSVLSPSLDELSSRDEMFSTDLDDTDLFQKRMYPGSRLSAVVDRSPPAVDDEEDVWLPKSNRVVCACCGRKLEKETSRRKVHGSEVYHGEAGDSEEEGRYGRGCEKPIRVVVRRHSVPRKAQTVQRHATKPWYKKGQFKELSDPMKQIDSQEVCQQEAAEMETEELDSRELQCRTCQDGLCRDVTPRRRHAAPLQRQEMSSQWKLMYHRPRDDHEDDDEALQ; encoded by the exons ATGAAAATGGAAG ATCCAAGCACACAGACTCCCTCATTTGGCAGTGGAGCTCAGAGAAGTCCCCATCCCAgaccttttttctttgttcaacCACCTTCTCAACCTTATTATCTCTACCAGCCCTGGCAGTTTACAAATCCTTACAGCCACTTTGGGATGTCTGCAG gTTTTAACTTTGGCCGCCCCAGCCTGCCTCCTTACCCCTATATGCCGTACCCTGGCTTTGTTTTACCACATGCTCCGGTATATCCTGTGGATTACAGGCGGATGTTTGAACCTAGATTCCAAGCTTCTGCCTGGGGCGATGTACCTCGCCAGCAGCACCATCCACAGCCTCAGCTGCGTCGTGAGACTGCTTGTTCAGGGGCTCAGACTGACCCTAGCGATGCCATATGCCAGCTCATTGAGTGCTTGGATAAAATCCGAGCCACAGAGCTTCAGAGCACAGACCGAGAGCTGGACTCTGGCGTTACCTCTCAATCCTCTGGTATCTTTTCTCCTGTAgaggaaaagaaaactgaagaacaGGGTCACCCACTGCCTTCAGAAACTCATCATGGCGGTTTGGAGTCTCCAGGTGTGACCTCAATTGACTCCACTGCGGCGGTTTACGACAGCGAGTCCAGCCAAGTTATTTTGGACTCTTTGAGCCCTCATGGAGACTGGACAGGAAGACTGGAGGAGGAGCTGCCTCTTGACAGCTCCTCTGTCCACGAAGAATGTCCTCATCAGCCGGCACCAGACGAACACTTTATCTCACATGAAACAGAAGAGGTCACAGATATTCAATCAAATATCTTAGTGATTGACTCAAGTGTTCCAATTTATGATGCCGAGAAGGACCAGAAATCTATATCTTCACTTCCCTCCAGTCAGCTGGTGCTTACCAAGGCTAAAAATAGTGATAAAGTTTTAAAGGCAGAAGATGCAGGGACCTCCTGTGATCAAGCCAAAGCCAATGAAAGCTACCAAATCCTCAAATTACCATTTGACGGTGTTTTAACTCCTGGAGGAGCACACCTCTCATCCCCAGCTACATCTTACTGCTACAACTACCTTCCGATGCAGACTACGCACGAGCGTGTGAGTGTCCTCAGTCCATCTTTGGATGAACTTTCTTCCAGGGATGAAATGTTCTCTACAGACCTGGATGACACGGATCTCTTCCAGAAGCGCATGTATCCCGGCAGTAGGCTTTCGGCAGTTGTTGACAGATCTCCTCCGGCTGtagatgatgaagaggatgtaTGGTTGCCAAAGTCAAATAGGGTTGTCTGTGCTTGctgtgggagaaagctggaAAAAGAGACAAGCAGGCGCAAAGTCCATGGCTCCGAGGTGTATCATGGTGAAGCAGGAGACTCTGAAGAGGAAGGCAGATATGGTAGAGGGTGCGAGAAGCCAATTAGAGTGGTTGTTAGGAGGCATTCTGTACCCAGGAAAGCTCAAactgtccaaagacatgcaaCTAAACCATGGTATAAGAAAGGCCAGTTTAAAGAGCTGTCCGACCCAATGAAGCAGATAGACAGTCAGGAAGTCTGTCAGCAGGAGGCTGCTGAAATGGAAACAGAAGAATTGGACAGCAGAGAGCTGCAGTGTAGAACATGTCAGG ATGGACTCTGCAGAGATGTAACTCCTCGTAGAAGACATGCCGCCCCTCTGCAACGACAAG AAATGAGCTCTCAGTGGAAACTGATGTACCACAGGCCTAGAGATGATCATGAAGACGATGATGAG gCTCTACAGTGA